In uncultured Cohaesibacter sp., a genomic segment contains:
- a CDS encoding Lrp/AsnC family transcriptional regulator, whose product MNLDQLDKRDRQILNLLQDNGRLSNAELAEKVNLSPSACLRRVKQLEESGLVSGYHMQLNMKACGMSGAAFVFVTLDGQGRESLARFERAIKDINEIQDCYLLAGQYDYLLRVIYRNAADLERIHHDILTNLPGVVRVNSTLTLRAVKHTGKLEV is encoded by the coding sequence ATGAACCTAGATCAGTTAGACAAACGCGACCGCCAGATTCTCAACCTGCTTCAGGATAACGGACGGTTGAGCAACGCCGAGCTGGCCGAGAAGGTCAATCTGTCGCCTTCGGCCTGTCTGCGGCGGGTCAAGCAGCTGGAAGAAAGCGGTCTGGTTTCAGGCTATCACATGCAATTGAACATGAAGGCCTGCGGCATGTCAGGCGCCGCCTTCGTGTTTGTCACTCTGGATGGACAGGGCCGCGAGTCTCTTGCCCGTTTCGAGCGGGCAATCAAGGATATCAACGAGATACAGGACTGCTATCTGCTGGCCGGGCAATATGATTATCTGTTGCGCGTCATCTATCGCAATGCGGCCGATCTGGAGCGCATCCATCATGATATCCTGACCAATCTGCCCGGCGTGGTCCGGGTCAATTCCACCCTGACATTGCGGGCGGTCAAGCATACAGGCAAGCTGGAAGTCTGA
- the purD gene encoding phosphoribosylamine--glycine ligase, whose product MTDRLNVLLIGSGGREHALAYGLKKSPRLGALYVAPGNAGLLAMAEKADVSESDHAAVVAFCKTNAIDFVIVGPEAPLVDGLVDSLSAAGILSFGPSKEAAQLEGSKGYTKDLCAQFDIPTAAYARFGDCASALAYLKEHPAPIVIKADGLAAGKGVTVAMSDAEAEAAVRECFDGAFGDAGAEVVIEAFLQGEEASLFALCDGKTALHLASAQDHKPVGEGDTGPNTGGMGAYSPAPVMTKALTEEVMEKIVRPTIRGMASRGAPFSGILFVGLMITDKGPELIEYNVRFGDPECQTLMMRLESDLLELLLAAAKGELDGVKANWSDDVVMNVVLASKGYPGSYEKGTVIDDLSAAEALEGVTIFHAGTAEKDGKLLATGGRVLNVCARGKSVTEAQSLAYKAVDAVRWDNGFCRRDIGWRAVAREKLAAKDS is encoded by the coding sequence ATGACTGATCGCCTCAACGTTCTTCTCATCGGCTCTGGCGGACGCGAACATGCGCTTGCCTATGGCCTGAAGAAATCCCCCCGTCTTGGCGCACTTTATGTCGCTCCGGGCAATGCCGGACTTCTGGCCATGGCCGAGAAAGCCGATGTCAGTGAAAGCGATCATGCGGCGGTCGTCGCCTTCTGCAAGACCAACGCCATTGATTTCGTGATCGTCGGCCCAGAGGCACCGCTGGTTGACGGTCTCGTAGACAGCCTCAGTGCGGCGGGTATCCTCAGCTTCGGACCATCCAAAGAAGCCGCCCAGCTGGAGGGCTCCAAAGGCTATACCAAGGATCTCTGCGCCCAGTTTGACATTCCGACCGCAGCCTATGCCCGCTTTGGCGATTGCGCCTCTGCCCTCGCCTATCTCAAGGAACATCCGGCCCCCATCGTCATCAAGGCCGATGGGCTGGCCGCAGGCAAGGGCGTGACCGTCGCCATGAGCGACGCCGAAGCCGAAGCCGCTGTCAGGGAATGCTTCGATGGTGCCTTTGGCGATGCTGGCGCGGAAGTCGTGATCGAAGCCTTTTTGCAGGGCGAGGAAGCCAGCCTGTTTGCCCTTTGTGATGGCAAGACGGCGCTGCATCTTGCCTCGGCGCAGGATCACAAGCCGGTTGGCGAAGGCGATACCGGCCCCAACACCGGCGGCATGGGTGCCTATAGCCCGGCTCCGGTGATGACAAAAGCGCTGACCGAAGAGGTCATGGAAAAGATTGTGCGCCCGACGATCCGCGGTATGGCAAGCCGTGGCGCTCCCTTCAGCGGCATCCTGTTTGTCGGCCTGATGATCACCGACAAGGGGCCCGAGTTGATCGAATATAACGTCCGTTTTGGCGATCCTGAATGCCAGACCCTGATGATGCGTCTTGAAAGCGATCTGCTGGAGCTGTTGCTTGCCGCAGCCAAGGGCGAGCTCGACGGGGTCAAGGCCAACTGGTCCGATGACGTGGTGATGAATGTGGTGCTCGCCTCCAAGGGCTATCCCGGTTCATATGAAAAAGGCACGGTGATCGATGATCTCTCCGCCGCCGAGGCATTGGAAGGGGTTACCATTTTTCATGCGGGTACGGCTGAGAAGGATGGCAAATTGCTGGCCACAGGCGGGCGCGTGCTCAATGTCTGCGCCCGAGGAAAATCGGTCACCGAGGCACAGAGCCTGGCCTACAAGGCGGTTGATGCCGTGCGCTGGGACAATGGCTTCTGCCGCCGGGATATCGGCTGGCGTGCGGTCGCCCGCGAGAAGCTGGCAGCCAAGGACAGCTAA
- a CDS encoding class I SAM-dependent RNA methyltransferase, whose amino-acid sequence MTDPVEITIDELGGKGDGIAYHSAGSLYVPFALAGERVRVTPMGERGELEEVLEPSADRIAPVCPLFQTCGGCAMQHLAPAAYGAWKQALVRDALASRGFEDLPIAPLVATEPGKRRRAVLTARLIGRRLLFGYHEARSTRVVDVHHCPLLVPALNALLPKLADYLPLFMSKKNLARVTLLATHNGVDVSLDDVRDMRQGQDYLKAVEMAEALDLARLSANGDTLLERRPPLLQMGGAEVSPPAGAFVQAEENAELAMAKLVLESVGDAKRVIDLFCGSGTFALRLARKAQVWALESEDAALKALERAWRFGDKLKGIKMERRDLFRRPLLAQEMKKFDALVFDPPRAGAKAQCEEIAKSKVPVVVAVSCNPGTLARDLRILVDGGYSIASVTPVDQFLYSPHVECVVTLTR is encoded by the coding sequence GTGACCGATCCTGTAGAAATCACAATTGACGAGCTTGGCGGCAAGGGCGATGGCATCGCCTATCACAGTGCTGGCAGTCTGTATGTTCCTTTTGCTCTGGCTGGAGAGCGGGTGCGGGTGACGCCGATGGGCGAGCGCGGCGAGTTGGAAGAGGTCCTTGAGCCTTCCGCTGACAGGATCGCGCCGGTCTGCCCGCTGTTTCAGACCTGCGGTGGCTGCGCCATGCAGCATTTGGCCCCAGCAGCCTATGGCGCATGGAAGCAGGCACTGGTCAGAGATGCACTGGCCTCGCGCGGCTTTGAAGATCTGCCAATCGCGCCGCTCGTTGCGACAGAACCGGGAAAAAGGCGCAGAGCTGTTCTGACCGCCCGCCTTATCGGGCGTCGGCTGTTGTTCGGTTATCATGAAGCCCGCTCGACGCGGGTGGTTGATGTCCATCATTGCCCGCTTCTGGTACCGGCTCTCAATGCCCTGTTGCCCAAGCTGGCCGACTATCTGCCGCTTTTCATGAGCAAGAAAAATCTGGCCCGTGTCACCTTGCTGGCGACCCATAACGGGGTCGATGTCAGTCTGGATGATGTCAGGGACATGCGGCAGGGGCAGGATTATCTCAAGGCGGTTGAAATGGCCGAAGCGCTCGATCTGGCGCGTCTTTCTGCCAATGGGGATACGCTGCTGGAGCGCCGCCCGCCCTTGTTGCAGATGGGCGGGGCTGAAGTCAGCCCACCGGCCGGCGCCTTTGTTCAGGCCGAGGAAAACGCCGAGCTGGCGATGGCAAAACTGGTGCTTGAGAGCGTGGGCGATGCCAAAAGGGTGATCGATCTATTCTGCGGTTCGGGCACCTTTGCCCTGCGGCTTGCCAGAAAAGCGCAGGTCTGGGCGCTGGAGAGCGAAGACGCTGCCCTCAAGGCGCTGGAGCGGGCATGGCGCTTTGGCGACAAGCTCAAGGGCATCAAGATGGAGCGGCGCGATCTGTTCCGCCGCCCGCTTCTGGCTCAGGAAATGAAGAAATTCGATGCTCTGGTGTTCGATCCGCCGCGCGCCGGAGCCAAGGCACAATGCGAGGAAATCGCCAAATCGAAAGTACCCGTGGTTGTCGCGGTTTCCTGCAATCCCGGAACGCTCGCCCGCGACTTGCGCATTCTGGTAGACGGTGGTTACAGCATCGCTTCGGTGACACCGGTCGACCAGTTTCTCTATTCGCCCCATGTGGAATGCGTGGTCACGCTGACACGCTGA
- the ald gene encoding alanine dehydrogenase, with the protein MLIGCPKEIKDHEDRVGLVPSSVLELVANGHEVLIETNAGAGIGCSDDDYVAAGAKIAATADEIFAKAEMVVKVKEPLAVERAKLRPGQLLFTYLHLAPDAAQTADLVKSGATCIAYETVTSPTGALPLLFPMSEVAGRLAPQVGAQALENNGGGMGILLGGVPGVDPAEVVIIGAGVSGSNAARVALGMGASVTMVDSNTNALRAAVDRFGTAIKTVYSNKGNIARLVAKADLVIGTVLIPGAETPKLVTAEMIKSMRPGSAVVDVAIDQGGCFETSKATTHSDPTYVVDGVVHYCVANMPGCVARTSTFALNNATLPFALALANKGWEQACKDDPYLRTGLNVHDGKVTYQAVAKALGYDFTSPESILGL; encoded by the coding sequence ATGCTTATCGGATGCCCCAAAGAGATCAAAGACCATGAAGACCGCGTTGGTCTGGTCCCTTCTTCTGTTCTGGAACTGGTCGCCAATGGCCATGAAGTCCTGATTGAAACCAATGCCGGTGCCGGTATTGGCTGTTCTGATGATGACTATGTCGCAGCAGGCGCGAAAATCGCCGCCACTGCCGACGAAATCTTCGCCAAGGCCGAAATGGTCGTAAAGGTTAAAGAGCCTCTCGCTGTTGAGCGCGCAAAGCTGCGCCCCGGTCAGTTGCTTTTCACCTATCTTCATCTGGCTCCCGATGCCGCCCAGACCGCCGATCTGGTCAAGTCCGGCGCGACCTGCATTGCCTATGAAACCGTGACTTCTCCCACCGGCGCATTGCCGCTTCTCTTCCCGATGTCCGAAGTTGCCGGTCGTCTGGCCCCTCAGGTTGGCGCGCAGGCTCTGGAAAATAACGGTGGTGGCATGGGCATTCTGCTCGGTGGCGTACCGGGTGTTGATCCCGCTGAAGTCGTCATCATCGGCGCTGGCGTTTCCGGCTCCAACGCTGCCCGCGTTGCCCTTGGCATGGGAGCAAGCGTCACCATGGTTGATAGCAACACCAACGCGCTGCGTGCCGCCGTTGACCGCTTCGGCACCGCCATCAAGACCGTCTATTCCAACAAGGGCAACATCGCGCGCCTCGTTGCCAAGGCCGACCTTGTCATCGGTACCGTACTGATCCCGGGTGCTGAGACCCCCAAACTGGTCACTGCCGAAATGATCAAGTCCATGCGTCCCGGCTCTGCCGTGGTGGACGTGGCCATCGATCAGGGCGGCTGCTTTGAAACCTCCAAGGCAACCACTCATTCCGACCCGACCTATGTGGTTGATGGTGTCGTGCATTATTGCGTCGCCAACATGCCCGGCTGCGTTGCCCGTACCTCCACTTTCGCCCTTAACAATGCCACCCTGCCTTTCGCATTGGCTCTGGCCAACAAGGGGTGGGAGCAGGCTTGCAAGGATGATCCATATCTGCGCACCGGCCTCAATGTGCATGACGGCAAGGTTACCTATCAAGCCGTCGCCAAGGCGCTCGGCTATGATTTCACCTCTCCTGAGAGCATTCTCGGGCTCTGA
- a CDS encoding TlyA family RNA methyltransferase, producing the protein MEKLRLDQALVERGLCASRARARDAIKRGFAQVDGKPATKASQMVGPDAALEMNDPASGYVSRAALKLIGGLDHFGFDPAGRIAVDIGASTGGFCQVLLERGAQAVYGIDVGHDQMHPSLLENPRLHSLEGVNARHLDQSHVPEPFSALVSDVSFISLRLALPAALGMAAPDSFALLLVKPQFEVGKKGIGKGGIVRDAMEGERAAQAIADWLASSDDPACVGWQVRDLIPSPILGGDGNKEYLLGAEKTA; encoded by the coding sequence ATGGAGAAACTGCGTCTTGATCAGGCTCTTGTGGAACGCGGCCTTTGCGCCAGTCGGGCGCGTGCCCGCGATGCGATCAAGCGTGGCTTTGCGCAGGTGGATGGCAAGCCAGCGACCAAGGCCAGCCAGATGGTGGGGCCGGATGCGGCATTGGAAATGAATGATCCGGCATCAGGCTATGTCTCGCGCGCTGCGCTGAAACTGATTGGCGGGCTTGACCATTTTGGCTTTGATCCGGCCGGACGGATTGCGGTCGATATCGGGGCCTCGACCGGGGGCTTCTGTCAGGTGCTGCTTGAGCGGGGCGCACAGGCGGTCTATGGCATCGATGTCGGACATGACCAGATGCATCCCAGCCTGTTGGAGAATCCGCGCCTGCATTCGCTCGAAGGGGTCAATGCACGCCATCTGGACCAAAGCCATGTGCCAGAGCCCTTTAGCGCGCTGGTCAGCGATGTGTCTTTCATTTCCCTGCGGCTCGCCCTGCCCGCAGCGCTCGGCATGGCCGCACCGGACAGCTTCGCCCTCTTGCTGGTCAAACCCCAGTTTGAGGTGGGCAAGAAGGGCATTGGCAAGGGCGGCATCGTACGCGATGCAATGGAGGGAGAAAGGGCAGCTCAGGCCATTGCCGATTGGCTTGCCAGCTCCGATGACCCGGCCTGCGTTGGCTGGCAGGTGCGCGATCTCATCCCCTCGCCCATTCTGGGCGGCGATGGCAACAAGGAATATCTTCTCGGTGCGGAGAAAACTGCCTGA
- the ubiA gene encoding 4-hydroxybenzoate octaprenyltransferase: MAKDIYMKEQATLGDGRVADAVRGHWADTLLPAWVRPYARLSRLERPIGWWLLLWPCLWSLTLAVSVTDADNLPPIERILWYGLAFWLGAVAMRGAGCTYNDIVDQDIDEMVERTRSRPLPSHQVSRRHAWGWLIAQLLIGLFVLLQFNNYTIWLGFASLSVVAIYPFMKRITHWPQLVLGLAFSWGALVGWTAITGQLAPAPVLMYLGAIVWTIGYDTIYAHQDKEDDVMIGVKSTALLFAENTRGWLSLFYAVMVLCMLSCFWLSGVSWPAFVGLVIAALHMGWQIWKLDIGNAGQCLALFRSNTQIGWIIFAGLLASIWL, from the coding sequence ATGGCCAAGGACATTTACATGAAGGAACAGGCAACTCTGGGAGATGGACGCGTTGCGGATGCAGTGCGTGGCCATTGGGCAGACACTCTGCTGCCTGCATGGGTCCGTCCCTATGCGCGCCTGTCCCGGCTGGAGCGGCCGATCGGCTGGTGGCTTTTGCTCTGGCCATGCCTCTGGTCCCTGACGCTTGCCGTGTCGGTCACAGATGCCGACAATTTGCCGCCCATTGAGCGCATCCTCTGGTATGGCCTTGCCTTTTGGCTGGGAGCCGTTGCCATGCGGGGCGCTGGCTGTACCTATAATGATATTGTCGATCAGGATATCGATGAGATGGTCGAGCGCACGCGCTCGCGTCCTCTGCCCAGCCATCAGGTTTCCCGTCGTCATGCATGGGGCTGGCTGATTGCTCAATTGCTGATCGGTCTGTTCGTGCTGCTTCAGTTCAACAATTATACCATATGGCTCGGCTTCGCCTCGCTCAGCGTGGTGGCCATCTATCCCTTCATGAAGCGGATCACCCATTGGCCTCAACTGGTGCTCGGGCTTGCCTTCTCATGGGGGGCGCTTGTTGGCTGGACTGCGATCACCGGGCAACTGGCTCCGGCCCCCGTGCTGATGTATCTGGGCGCCATCGTCTGGACCATCGGCTATGACACCATCTATGCCCATCAGGACAAGGAAGATGATGTCATGATCGGGGTGAAATCGACCGCGCTGCTGTTCGCTGAAAATACCCGTGGCTGGCTCAGCCTGTTCTACGCCGTCATGGTGCTGTGCATGCTTTCCTGCTTCTGGCTGTCTGGCGTGTCATGGCCTGCCTTTGTCGGACTGGTCATTGCCGCGCTGCATATGGGCTGGCAGATCTGGAAGCTGGATATCGGCAATGCGGGCCAGTGCCTCGCTTTGTTCCGGTCCAACACGCAGATAGGCTGGATCATTTTTGCCGGATTGCTGGCCAGCATCTGGCTTTGA
- a CDS encoding FecR domain-containing protein gives MRAIILFAIMLFFSLAPVAQGQEKQHFLLDSWKIGKISGAARIEVPGHEAMVITKGRVLFPGQTLMTGHRTRLQMTNGKQRLQLGSNTVLSLPSLHQQKADMTIIRQLTGTVTFSIDKKNKKHFKVETPYMVAAVKGTEFTVSIDPAWANVRVHKGIVEVRNSLNDEAFDVTAGQAAAMNVVGLHGKGWFASRSASPERAASLTPALLSRSSPALASARLTLVARGEESPEKRAMLREQTEREGSSNILGLIGGAGASLLAAVFGFFGAIANAIYGWISSLIVAVLSPLLDRAEGFAALDHWVRVVMIGLAAGLLLGAGSLYYFLFHRR, from the coding sequence ATGCGGGCCATAATTCTGTTTGCGATTATGCTTTTCTTTTCTCTGGCTCCTGTTGCTCAAGGGCAGGAGAAACAGCATTTTCTACTGGATAGTTGGAAAATTGGCAAAATCAGCGGCGCGGCCCGAATAGAGGTGCCCGGCCATGAGGCCATGGTCATCACGAAAGGTCGGGTCCTGTTTCCGGGGCAGACCTTGATGACGGGCCATCGCACGCGCCTGCAAATGACCAATGGCAAGCAGCGTCTTCAGCTCGGCTCCAATACGGTTCTGAGCCTGCCTTCCTTGCATCAGCAGAAGGCTGACATGACGATCATTCGTCAGCTAACCGGCACCGTCACATTTTCCATAGACAAAAAGAACAAGAAACATTTCAAGGTGGAAACCCCCTATATGGTGGCGGCGGTGAAAGGAACCGAATTTACCGTGTCCATTGATCCCGCATGGGCCAATGTGCGGGTTCATAAGGGCATCGTAGAAGTGCGCAACAGTCTCAATGATGAAGCATTTGACGTGACTGCAGGGCAAGCCGCAGCCATGAATGTTGTCGGATTGCATGGCAAAGGATGGTTTGCGTCGCGGTCAGCATCGCCAGAAAGGGCGGCAAGCCTGACACCGGCCCTCTTGTCCCGGTCTTCACCAGCCTTGGCCTCAGCGCGGCTGACGCTGGTGGCACGTGGTGAGGAAAGCCCTGAAAAGCGCGCGATGCTCAGGGAGCAAACCGAGCGCGAAGGCTCCTCGAATATTCTGGGGCTGATTGGTGGGGCCGGGGCAAGCCTGCTGGCGGCAGTCTTCGGTTTCTTCGGGGCAATCGCCAACGCCATATATGGCTGGATCTCCAGCCTGATTGTTGCGGTGCTTTCGCCGCTGCTTGATAGGGCAGAGGGCTTTGCCGCGCTTGATCATTGGGTGCGCGTGGTCATGATCGGGCTGGCTGCAGGGCTGCTCCTCGGGGCCGGGTCACTCTATTATTTCCTGTTCCACCGGCGATAA